In the Butyricicoccus intestinisimiae genome, AAACAGGCATTTGCACTCAATTACATGGGAATCCCCGAAAGATAACATGTTTTACACACAAAAAGGCTGTTTTTTCGTTTGAAAAACAGCCTTTTTTCTTTATGCTTCTTGTGGTTGTTCCGGCTGCTCCGGCTGTTCCTGCTTCGGCGGAAGCGGCGCAATGCGCAGCGCACGAGCCAAAAGCACCAGCAGATACACACCGGCGAGCAAGTACATTCCCGCGCGGAATGTCGTCGAGACGCCGAAGTAGCGCAGAATGCCCAGATCGGAATTGGCACGCAGCTCCCACACCAGCAGACCGCCCGCGTTGGTCAGCGCCAGATAAACAGCGGCACCTGCGGAAACAAAAAACCGCGGTGCGCATCCCGTGGAAAACAGGAATCCGCTCATGCTGTAGAATGCCAGCATGACAGCGACAATCAAAACCAACTGATAGGTGTAATCGGACAGCACCGGATTGGCGCTGTTGTCATGATACACCATAATGAGATCCAAGCATCCCCAGAACATCGGGATAATGGTATAGCAGCCGGTCTTTTTGGACACCGCTTTGTTATTTCCCGCTGCGAGCAGCAGCAGGCCGATGCCGGTGAGCAATCCAAGTGCCCATGTGATACCGGTTGCGCAGACAATGACCATGCTCGGCGCAATCAGCTGATCGCCCATAATAGTCGATTCTTCCAACAGCTGCGCCGGCAAATACACCAGCCCCAAAACCGATACCACTGCCATGCCGATGCCAAACAGCATGCACAGCGCGCGGCTGACACCGGAGCAATGGGAAAACAGCTGTTCATAGGCATACTCCTGTCCGCCATACCATGTGCGGCACAGCACAGCGGACACGATAACAAATCCAACCGTCAGCACCAGCAGGGCGGTTGCCGGCACATAGCCGGCAACCGGAAGCCCTGATTCACCCTCATAGCCATACAGCAGGCTCATGCCGCGCAGCACTGCGCCGCACACGCCCGCAATCAGTACAAGAAACAGATAACTCTTATGTTGTTTCATGCAGCGTTTCGCCTACCCTTTTATTTTTACTCATTGCGGCCGCAGCACTTCTTGTACTTCTTGCCGCTGCCGCACGGGCACGGATCATTTCTGCCCGGCTTTTTGATTGCCTTGCGCGGCGTGTTGGACACGCTTTCTTCACCCTCCGCACCGGATGCACCGGTCTCGCGGGCAACCTGTTCGCGCTTCGGCTCTTCGCCGTGTACGCGGACGCGTGCCGTATACATCATGCGAACGGTATCTTCTCGGATGAGCGCAATCATCTGATCGTACATATCCGAGCCTTCGCGCTTGTATTCAACAACCGGATCGCGCTGCGCATATGCACGCAGGCGGACACCGTTTCTCAGCTCTGTCATCGCGTCGATGTGTTCCATCCACTTTTCATCTACATTGCGCAGCAGAATGACGCGCTCCAGCTCACGCATGATATTCGGCGTGACATCTTCTTCCTTCGCCTGATATACCGCATGGGCAATCTCGCGAATTTCTTCGATGAGAGCCTCCGGCGCCATATCATCCAGCTCTTCATTGGTAAACTTCAAATCCTCCGGCGTCAGGAACAGTCCCAAGAAATGCTTGCGGATGTCCTCCACATCGCTCGGCTCCAGATACGTCTTTTCCCCGAGTACGCCGTGCACGGTTGTCTCGATGACGCTGTCAATCATGCTCAAAATGGATTCCTTCAGGTCGGCGCCGTCCAGAACATCCTGACGCTGCTTGTAAATCACTTCGCGCTGGGTATTGAGCACGTCATCATACTGCAGAACGTTTTTACGAATCTGGAAGTTTCTCGACTCAACCTTCTTCTGTGCGCTCTCGATGGCACCGGACAGCATTTTCTGGTCAATCGGCGTGTCATCGTCCATGCCCATCTTATCCAGCATACCCATGACGCGCTCAGAACCAAACAGACGCATCAAATCATCTTCCATGGAAATATAGAAGCTGGATTCACCTGGGTCACCCTGACGGCCGGCACGGCCGCGCAGCTGGTTGTCAATGCGGCGGGATTCATGTCGCTCTGTGCCCAGAATATACAAACCGCCGGCAGCGCGCACGCGCTCGCCCTCTTCATCGGTCTGCTTCTTAAATTCTGCCAAATGACGCTGATATTCTTCGCGCGCACGCAGAATTTCCTCGTCCTCGGTCTCTGCATAGCCGGTAGCTTCCGTGATAACCGGTTCGTCAAAGCCTGCCTTGCGCAGGGCAGCAACCGCCATATTTTCCGCATTGCCGCCGAGCACGATATCCGTACCACGGCCAGCCATGTTGGTGGCAATCGTAACTGCACCCAGACGACCCGCCTGTGCGACAATCTCCGCCTCCTGTTCATGGAACTTTGCGTTCAGGACATTGTGTGCAATGCCCTCCTTCTTGAGCAGCTTGGACAGCAATTCACTCTTTTCAATGGATACCGTGCCGACCAGAATCGGCTGACCCTTGGCGTGGCACTCCTGAATCTTTGCAATGGCTGCACGGAATTTGCCCGCTTCGGTGCGGTATACGGCATCGGAATTGTCTTTTCGTGCAATCGGCTTGTTGGTCGGAATCTCGATGACGTCCAGCTTATAAATCTCGCGGAACTCATCTTCCTCGGTCAGTGCCGTACCGGTCATACCCGACAGCTTGCCGTACATGCGGAAGTAGTTCTGGAACGTAATCGTTGCCAGCGTCTTGCTCTCGCGCTGTACCTTGACATGCTCCTTTGCCTCAATCGCCTGATGCAGACCCTCGTTGTAGCGTCTGCCGAACATCAGACGGCCGGTGTTTTCATCGACAATGATAATCTCGCCGTCACGGATGACATAGTCAACGTCCAGCTTCATAATGCCGTGCGCACGCAGCGCCTGATTGATGTGATGCGCCAGCGTCGAGTTTTCCGGATCCGCCAGATTTTCCACGCCAAAGTACTGCTCCGCCTTTTTCTGACCCATCGGCGTCAGCACAGCGGTCTTTGCCTTTTCATCAACGACATAGTCTGCGCGCAGCTGTTCGAGAATCTGACGATCCTCGTCCGTCATTGGCTTTGCCTTTTCCGGATTTTCCTTGCGTTCCTCTTCTTCCAAGCGCAGACGCTCGCCCTCTGCTTCCAAATCCAGCTTGTCATCGGTCTCCTTGATGCGGTAGCACTTGAGACGATTGACAAAGCTCTCTGCGCGCTCATACATATCGGTAGACTTATCTCCCTGACCGGAGATAATCAGCGGTGTGCGCGCCTCATCAATCAGGATGGAGTCCACCTCATCGACGATGGCGAAGAAATGTCCGCGCTGTACCATGCGATTTTTGTAAATCGCCATGTTATCACGCAGATAGTCAAAACCAAATTCGTTGTTTGTACCATAGGTAATGTCCGCATCGTACATCGGCTTGCGCTGATCCGGCGGAACGGCATGAACAACCAATCCAACCGTCAAGCCGAGGAAGCGGTAAACCTTGCCCATCCACTCGCTGTCTCGTTTTGCCAGATAGTCGTTGACGGTGACGATGTGCACGCCCTTTCCCGCAATGGCATTCAGATATGCCGGCAGCGTTGCCACGAGCGTTTTGCCTTCACCGGTTTTCATTTCCGCAATACGGCCCTGATGCAGCACAATGCCGCCGATGACCTGTACGCGGTAATGGCGCATGCCGAGCACGCGCCAAGCAGCCTCTCGCATGGTGGCAAATGCTTCCGGCAGCAGATCATCCAGCGTCTCACCTTCCTGATAGCGCTTTCTGAATTCGTCGGTCTTTCCGCGCAGCTGCGCGTCTGTCAGCTTCTTGTATTCCTCCTCCAGCGCATCGACTTTGTCCGCAATCGGACGGATGCGCTTGAGCTCATGGTCACTGTGTGTGCCAAAAATCTTGTCTAAAAACCCCATGAATCAAGTTCCTCTCTAAAATCAGACCGAAAAAGTTTGCCCTTGCGCACTCGTTCAGCCATTCACTTTGCATTATAACACAAATCCATTGTAAGAAAAACTAAATTTTTGTGAATAAACCGTATTTTGTTTCATAACACAAAAAATTCTTTACTTCTCTCCCCGCTTTCACTATAATATAGAGTTAAGAACATATGATTTTTTATTTGTGAGGAGAATTTACTTTGGCACTCATTGAATTTGAAGAATACCGCCAGAAGCTGCACGATCTCAAGCCTGCCATCGAGGAGCTTGGTCAGGCGTACAACCTCGAGCACGCTGCGGAAGAGGTAGAAGAACTGGAA is a window encoding:
- the secA gene encoding preprotein translocase subunit SecA, which gives rise to MGFLDKIFGTHSDHELKRIRPIADKVDALEEEYKKLTDAQLRGKTDEFRKRYQEGETLDDLLPEAFATMREAAWRVLGMRHYRVQVIGGIVLHQGRIAEMKTGEGKTLVATLPAYLNAIAGKGVHIVTVNDYLAKRDSEWMGKVYRFLGLTVGLVVHAVPPDQRKPMYDADITYGTNNEFGFDYLRDNMAIYKNRMVQRGHFFAIVDEVDSILIDEARTPLIISGQGDKSTDMYERAESFVNRLKCYRIKETDDKLDLEAEGERLRLEEEERKENPEKAKPMTDEDRQILEQLRADYVVDEKAKTAVLTPMGQKKAEQYFGVENLADPENSTLAHHINQALRAHGIMKLDVDYVIRDGEIIIVDENTGRLMFGRRYNEGLHQAIEAKEHVKVQRESKTLATITFQNYFRMYGKLSGMTGTALTEEDEFREIYKLDVIEIPTNKPIARKDNSDAVYRTEAGKFRAAIAKIQECHAKGQPILVGTVSIEKSELLSKLLKKEGIAHNVLNAKFHEQEAEIVAQAGRLGAVTIATNMAGRGTDIVLGGNAENMAVAALRKAGFDEPVITEATGYAETEDEEILRAREEYQRHLAEFKKQTDEEGERVRAAGGLYILGTERHESRRIDNQLRGRAGRQGDPGESSFYISMEDDLMRLFGSERVMGMLDKMGMDDDTPIDQKMLSGAIESAQKKVESRNFQIRKNVLQYDDVLNTQREVIYKQRQDVLDGADLKESILSMIDSVIETTVHGVLGEKTYLEPSDVEDIRKHFLGLFLTPEDLKFTNEELDDMAPEALIEEIREIAHAVYQAKEEDVTPNIMRELERVILLRNVDEKWMEHIDAMTELRNGVRLRAYAQRDPVVEYKREGSDMYDQMIALIREDTVRMMYTARVRVHGEEPKREQVARETGASGAEGEESVSNTPRKAIKKPGRNDPCPCGSGKKYKKCCGRNE